From Algoriphagus sp. NG3, the proteins below share one genomic window:
- the purE gene encoding 5-(carboxyamino)imidazole ribonucleotide mutase, whose protein sequence is MNPQVGVIMGSQSDLPIMAEAAEMLEQLGVSYELTVVSAHRTPERMIDYAHSARERGIKVIIAGAGGAAHLPGMVASMTSLPVIGVPIKSSNSIDGWDSILSILQMPGGIPVATVALNGGKNAGILAASIVGSFDPQVGERLDAYKRTLKEKVEESAAQIESRGWKEILKK, encoded by the coding sequence ATGAATCCACAAGTAGGGGTAATAATGGGCAGCCAATCGGATCTTCCGATCATGGCCGAAGCCGCAGAAATGCTGGAACAACTGGGCGTAAGCTACGAATTGACGGTAGTATCTGCCCACCGGACTCCTGAGCGGATGATAGATTATGCGCATTCGGCACGTGAAAGGGGGATCAAAGTGATCATAGCAGGAGCAGGAGGAGCAGCTCACCTACCTGGAATGGTGGCTTCTATGACCAGTCTTCCGGTGATCGGGGTGCCTATCAAAAGTTCTAATTCCATCGATGGATGGGATAGCATACTCTCTATTTTGCAGATGCCTGGTGGTATCCCTGTAGCTACAGTAGCGCTGAATGGAGGTAAAAACGCCGGGATTCTGGCGGCATCGATTGTAGGCTCTTTCGATCCTCAAGTAGGAGAAAGACTGGATGCTTATAAAAGGACGCTGAAAGAAAAAGTAGAGGAATCTGCCGCCCAGATTGAGTCCAGGGGGTGGAAAGAGATACTTAAGAAATAA
- a CDS encoding DUF3127 domain-containing protein, which translates to MELTGKIIQKLPEVGGKSKSGNEWRKQEFILETPGQYPKKVCVALWGDKIDQFSINAGETVTLSIDVESREYNGRWYTEVKAFKVENKGGASAAAMPEVDSFHSEGEEDKLPF; encoded by the coding sequence ATGGAATTGACTGGAAAAATAATCCAAAAACTGCCCGAAGTAGGCGGGAAATCAAAAAGTGGAAACGAATGGAGAAAACAGGAATTTATCCTGGAAACTCCCGGGCAATATCCTAAAAAAGTCTGTGTGGCACTTTGGGGAGACAAAATCGATCAATTTTCAATCAACGCAGGAGAAACTGTCACTTTGAGCATAGATGTGGAAAGTAGGGAGTATAATGGAAGGTGGTACACCGAAGTAAAAGCCTTCAAAGTTGAGAACAAAGGGGGAGCAAGTGCGGCTGCCATGCCAGAGGTGGACAGCTTCCATTCTGAAGGCGAAGAAGACAAGTTACCATTCTAA
- a CDS encoding RNA polymerase sigma factor gives MSKRIGPKDSELIAQYRNGSDAAFDLLVDRYKNKMYTTIFLIVKDQKIAEDLLQDVFVKVVNTLNSDKYNEEGKFQPWVMRISHNLAIDYFRKAKRYPTILMEDGSNVFNSLQFAEENVEDRQVREDNIELVKRLIEELPETQKQVLIMRHYLDMSFQEIADQTGVSINTALGRMRYALIHLRKKMNQLNFAYDKTIYPK, from the coding sequence ATGAGTAAACGAATTGGTCCAAAGGACAGCGAATTGATAGCACAGTATCGAAATGGTAGTGATGCTGCCTTCGATCTATTGGTAGATCGGTACAAAAATAAAATGTACACCACAATATTTCTGATCGTTAAGGATCAGAAAATAGCTGAGGATTTGCTTCAAGATGTATTCGTGAAAGTAGTTAATACGCTAAATTCAGATAAATACAACGAAGAAGGGAAGTTTCAGCCGTGGGTAATGCGTATATCTCATAATCTGGCTATCGATTATTTTAGGAAAGCCAAGAGATACCCGACTATATTGATGGAAGACGGTTCCAATGTTTTCAATTCGCTTCAGTTTGCGGAAGAAAATGTGGAGGACCGTCAGGTACGTGAGGACAATATTGAATTGGTGAAGCGTCTTATTGAGGAGCTTCCCGAGACCCAAAAGCAGGTCTTGATCATGAGGCACTACCTGGATATGAGTTTTCAGGAAATAGCCGATCAGACCGGAGTCAGTATTAATACCGCTTTGGGGAGAATGCGATACGCGCTGATTCACCTGCGGAAGAAAATGAATCAACTAAATTTTGCATATGACAAAACCATTTACCCCAAATGA
- a CDS encoding alpha/beta hydrolase, with amino-acid sequence MQPSLNKITKYAFLTLAVIAIWACSPDTIDDPTGVSKEKTMLNLSYGSSPSQLLDIYLPAGRSAESTPLLIYIHGGAWVGGSKEEFVAFKETLTALLPEYAFVAINYSLYNLNSGINSFPQQEHDVIDAVNYILSKTHEWNVSDRIILAGASAGGHLALLHAYKHQQIGNIQAVIAFFPPTDLASLYDFNPITALGLQGLVGGTPESNPGAYKTSSPLSFVDQQSVPSIFFHGTLDTVVPISQSELLAKALQNAGVEYKFTVVPGEGHGFKDSTYSKLLQEASIFLKNLPQ; translated from the coding sequence ATGCAGCCTTCACTAAACAAAATCACAAAATATGCTTTTCTAACTTTAGCTGTTATTGCTATATGGGCCTGCAGCCCTGATACAATAGATGACCCCACTGGTGTGTCAAAGGAGAAGACGATGCTCAACCTGTCCTATGGCTCATCCCCCAGCCAGCTCTTGGATATTTATCTACCAGCGGGCAGGTCTGCGGAAAGCACCCCTCTCCTAATATATATCCATGGCGGGGCCTGGGTAGGAGGAAGTAAAGAGGAGTTTGTTGCCTTTAAGGAAACTTTGACCGCCTTGTTACCGGAATATGCTTTTGTGGCGATCAACTACAGCCTGTACAATTTGAACTCCGGGATCAACTCTTTTCCTCAACAGGAACATGATGTGATAGATGCGGTAAACTATATACTCTCAAAGACCCACGAATGGAACGTGTCGGACAGAATTATTCTGGCCGGTGCCAGTGCAGGAGGGCATCTGGCTTTATTACACGCCTATAAGCATCAACAAATTGGAAATATACAGGCTGTCATTGCCTTTTTTCCACCTACTGACCTTGCCTCTCTCTATGATTTCAACCCCATCACAGCCTTAGGTTTACAGGGTTTAGTCGGAGGGACACCTGAGTCAAATCCAGGAGCATACAAGACATCCAGTCCTCTTAGTTTTGTTGATCAGCAATCAGTCCCCAGCATTTTTTTCCATGGAACCCTAGATACGGTAGTCCCTATTTCGCAAAGCGAACTACTCGCTAAAGCGCTGCAAAATGCCGGAGTAGAATACAAATTCACCGTTGTGCCGGGTGAGGGACATGGGTTCAAGGACTCAACATACAGTAAATTGCTGCAAGAAGCCTCCATATTTTTAAAAAATCTTCCCCAATAA
- a CDS encoding aldehyde dehydrogenase family protein: MILLYLHPSTLFANSASTMSLSSSHSINQTNLQAIFDSQASTAQRWKSSNSRERAERIKKINGWIGDNLKQIRAALKSDFGKPEAETDLSEIYPVITEIKHTLKNLEKWMRPVGVSTPLTMLGTSGKIHPEPKGRSLIIAPWNYPFNLAIAPLVSALAAGCTAIIKPSELTPNSSALLENMIKELFDPSEVTVIQGEAETSQQLLKLPFDHIFFTGSPAVGKIVMKAAAEHLASVTLELGGKSPVIIDRNANLKDAAGKILWGKFVNCGQTCIAPDYILAHESILQELLMELKVGLQKMYDTEYKGIEHSHDYARIVNEKHFTRLQDYLADAQNHGATLEFGGNTNLSTRFIEPTILTQVDDSMKVMQEEIFGPLLPIQTYQSLEEAISYINSKPKPLALYFFGMDKDNYETVIQETSSGNAVINDCVLHYSHPNLPFGGVNNSGLGKAHGYFGFLEFSNQKGVLKQRVGMTNLTLIRPPYDLKTKKLIASLIKWF, from the coding sequence ATGATTCTTTTGTATCTTCACCCATCTACTTTATTTGCCAATTCCGCCTCTACCATGTCTTTATCATCGAGTCATTCTATCAATCAAACTAATCTTCAAGCTATATTTGATTCCCAGGCCTCCACCGCACAGCGATGGAAGTCCTCAAACTCCAGGGAGCGTGCAGAACGTATAAAAAAAATCAATGGGTGGATCGGGGATAACCTAAAACAAATCCGGGCGGCTCTGAAAAGCGACTTTGGCAAACCTGAAGCGGAAACTGATCTGAGTGAAATCTACCCTGTGATCACTGAAATCAAACACACCCTAAAAAACCTGGAAAAATGGATGAGGCCGGTCGGGGTAAGCACCCCACTCACTATGCTGGGAACATCAGGCAAAATCCACCCGGAACCCAAGGGACGGTCCTTGATAATCGCCCCTTGGAATTATCCTTTCAACCTGGCTATTGCCCCGCTGGTTTCTGCCTTGGCAGCCGGATGCACTGCCATTATTAAGCCCTCTGAACTGACCCCAAATTCTTCTGCCTTGCTGGAAAACATGATCAAGGAACTTTTTGACCCATCGGAAGTGACTGTGATTCAAGGAGAAGCGGAAACCTCGCAACAGCTACTGAAATTACCCTTTGACCACATTTTCTTTACCGGGAGTCCAGCGGTAGGAAAAATCGTGATGAAAGCGGCGGCAGAGCACCTGGCTTCTGTGACGCTGGAACTGGGAGGGAAATCCCCTGTGATCATAGACCGAAATGCGAACCTAAAAGATGCTGCTGGAAAAATCCTCTGGGGGAAATTTGTCAACTGCGGGCAAACCTGCATCGCCCCTGACTATATCCTGGCACATGAGAGTATCCTTCAGGAACTGTTGATGGAGTTGAAGGTAGGACTTCAAAAAATGTATGACACTGAATATAAAGGAATAGAGCATTCCCATGATTATGCCAGGATCGTAAACGAAAAACATTTCACCCGGCTGCAAGACTATCTAGCCGATGCCCAAAACCATGGCGCTACACTAGAATTTGGCGGGAACACCAATCTATCCACACGATTTATAGAACCCACCATTTTGACCCAGGTGGACGATTCCATGAAAGTAATGCAGGAGGAGATCTTCGGCCCGCTGCTCCCTATCCAGACCTATCAAAGCCTCGAAGAAGCCATATCGTACATCAATTCCAAACCTAAGCCATTGGCACTTTATTTCTTCGGAATGGACAAAGACAATTATGAAACTGTCATACAAGAAACCAGTTCTGGAAATGCGGTAATCAATGATTGTGTACTTCACTATTCCCACCCTAACCTACCATTTGGTGGAGTAAACAACAGCGGCCTCGGGAAAGCGCATGGATATTTTGGCTTCTTGGAATTCAGCAATCAAAAAGGCGTGCTCAAGCAACGAGTAGGAATGACTAACCTCACGCTGATAAGACCCCCCTATGACCTGAAGACAAAAAAACTCATCGCTTCGTTGATCAAATGGTTTTAA
- a CDS encoding type IX secretion system membrane protein PorP/SprF has translation MKTTFKIIGMTFLVAMLATGGTFGQQLPQFSQYIFNGLHVNPGYAGYKQEAYIQSTYRSQWVNFPGAPETFTVTADLSANEGAMGFGVSFLSDNLGPAKTTGGLLTYAYRIRTGAKSQLGLGVSAGFSQYSIDGSMLDPNDYPDSEIPDGRINLTTPNLNTGLFFNTDRFYAGFSVYNMIGKKSLEREDVALAYHDFHYYLTAGAIFDFGQMVKFKPSFLIKEVKGAPTNYDLNAMFLFGERLWLGGSYRSNIKIWNDNLEDNLGNRNAVAAIVEIFATKRLRLGYAYDHNLNVLENYRNNSHELSVGYYITPRTAVMKNQRWF, from the coding sequence ATGAAAACTACTTTTAAAATCATTGGAATGACCTTTCTGGTGGCGATGTTGGCCACCGGGGGGACTTTTGGGCAACAGCTACCGCAGTTCAGCCAGTATATCTTCAACGGATTGCATGTCAATCCTGGTTATGCCGGTTACAAGCAGGAGGCCTATATCCAATCGACCTATCGCAGCCAGTGGGTCAACTTCCCGGGTGCCCCGGAGACCTTCACGGTCACGGCGGATCTTTCTGCCAACGAAGGGGCCATGGGCTTTGGGGTTTCCTTTCTGAGTGACAACCTGGGGCCGGCCAAGACCACGGGTGGTCTGTTGACCTATGCCTACCGGATACGTACCGGGGCAAAAAGCCAGCTGGGTCTCGGGGTCAGCGCCGGGTTTTCGCAGTATTCCATAGACGGGAGCATGCTTGACCCGAACGACTATCCGGATTCGGAGATCCCTGACGGGCGGATCAACCTGACCACCCCCAACCTGAACACGGGGCTGTTCTTCAACACGGACAGGTTTTATGCGGGTTTCAGTGTTTACAACATGATCGGGAAGAAGTCATTGGAACGTGAGGACGTGGCCCTGGCCTACCATGATTTCCATTACTACCTTACGGCAGGTGCTATCTTCGACTTTGGGCAGATGGTAAAATTCAAACCCAGCTTTCTAATTAAAGAAGTGAAAGGGGCCCCGACCAATTATGACCTGAACGCCATGTTCCTGTTTGGGGAACGTCTCTGGCTGGGCGGCTCCTACAGAAGCAACATCAAGATCTGGAATGACAACCTTGAGGACAACCTGGGCAACCGGAACGCTGTGGCCGCCATAGTGGAGATCTTCGCCACCAAGCGGCTCCGCTTAGGTTATGCATATGACCATAACCTCAATGTGCTGGAAAACTACAGGAACAACTCCCATGAGCTTTCGGTAGGATATTACATCACACCAAGAACAGCAGTAATGAAAAACCAAAGATGGTTCTGA
- a CDS encoding OmpA family protein, translating into MIDCDGLVITDSYMATLRDKTQNGNVQTTRGTKGGLLAELEPESDFGIVISKPGYFSVTDESITTKGVAGDTVKREYTLIAIPYQLPVYVDIVYYDLDKFKIRDDARPALDKLGEIMDRYPFLDLLVASHTDSRASDEYNIILSNNRAKAVTEYMAQYNISADRIRLEWFGEQELANDCGDGTPCSETAHQLNRRSELVLEAFPDPSKQYEIPESFKDMDFCDTDALFDDIQKELAAIPTVYFDFDKSMLRSVHKKELERTAIMLKRMPNLMLFIEGHTDQRGSEEYNKPLSERRADVVKKYLIQRGIEESRMDETWFGKTRPVNDCNDISCTEAMHQLNRRTELRVGKSSITGR; encoded by the coding sequence GTGATCGACTGCGATGGGCTGGTCATCACGGACAGCTACATGGCCACCCTGAGGGACAAGACCCAGAACGGGAACGTCCAGACAACAAGAGGAACCAAAGGGGGGCTTTTGGCGGAGCTGGAGCCGGAGAGTGACTTCGGTATCGTGATCTCCAAGCCGGGCTATTTCAGCGTGACTGACGAAAGCATCACCACCAAGGGGGTTGCGGGGGACACGGTCAAAAGGGAATATACCCTGATCGCCATTCCGTACCAGCTTCCTGTATATGTGGACATTGTCTATTATGACCTGGATAAGTTCAAGATCAGGGATGATGCCAGACCGGCTTTGGATAAGTTAGGGGAGATAATGGACAGGTACCCGTTCCTGGATCTGCTGGTGGCCTCCCACACGGATTCCAGGGCCAGCGATGAGTACAATATCATCCTTTCGAACAACAGGGCCAAGGCGGTCACCGAATACATGGCACAGTATAACATCTCCGCCGACAGGATCAGGTTGGAATGGTTCGGTGAGCAGGAGTTGGCCAATGACTGCGGGGACGGGACCCCGTGTTCTGAGACTGCCCATCAGCTGAACAGACGTTCAGAGCTTGTGTTAGAGGCTTTCCCGGATCCGAGCAAGCAATATGAGATACCGGAGAGCTTCAAAGACATGGACTTTTGTGATACTGATGCCTTGTTTGACGATATCCAGAAGGAACTTGCCGCCATTCCCACTGTTTACTTTGATTTTGACAAGTCCATGCTGCGGTCAGTGCACAAGAAGGAGCTGGAACGTACGGCCATCATGCTGAAACGTATGCCAAACCTGATGCTTTTCATAGAAGGGCACACCGACCAGCGGGGATCTGAGGAATATAACAAACCATTGTCTGAACGCAGGGCGGATGTGGTCAAGAAATACCTTATCCAAAGAGGCATAGAAGAAAGCAGGATGGATGAGACCTGGTTTGGGAAAACCAGGCCAGTCAATGACTGCAATGACATCAGCTGCACTGAGGCCATGCACCAGCTAAACCGCCGTACGGAATTAAGGGTTGGAAAGTCTTCCATTACAGGCAGATAA
- a CDS encoding glycoside hydrolase family 16 protein — protein MIRSKRRLFLLLLTFPLLSSALAQFNPSGTAYKLVWQDEFDQEGIVDTMYWSFEEGFKRNQELQWYQKDNAEIKNGKLVIRGKRERVENTDYTEGSSDWRKNREFAEYTSSSINTQGKYEFQYGIMEVRAKIDTAMGMWPAIWTLGVSRPWPSNGEIDVMEYYRVKGEATILANAAWADEGQYNAKWNETKIPFEEFLKKDPEWPSKFHLWRMEWTEDVIKLYLDDELLNEVDLVRTVNPDGFNPFHQPHYILLNLAIGGNGGDPSGSVFPREYVVDYVRVYQK, from the coding sequence ATGATAAGGTCCAAACGCCGATTGTTTCTTTTACTTCTCACCTTTCCATTGCTTTCCAGTGCCCTTGCCCAATTCAATCCCAGCGGTACTGCATACAAACTGGTCTGGCAGGATGAGTTTGACCAAGAAGGGATTGTAGATACTATGTATTGGTCCTTCGAAGAAGGATTTAAAAGAAATCAAGAGCTGCAGTGGTATCAAAAGGATAATGCAGAAATAAAGAATGGTAAGTTGGTGATTAGGGGAAAAAGAGAACGGGTTGAAAATACTGATTATACTGAAGGAAGCTCAGACTGGCGGAAAAACAGGGAATTTGCTGAGTACACTTCCTCCAGTATCAATACCCAGGGCAAATATGAATTCCAGTATGGGATCATGGAGGTGCGTGCAAAAATAGATACAGCCATGGGCATGTGGCCAGCAATCTGGACATTAGGTGTCTCCAGGCCTTGGCCATCCAATGGGGAAATTGATGTAATGGAATACTATCGGGTGAAAGGAGAGGCTACAATCCTCGCCAATGCAGCCTGGGCAGATGAAGGACAGTACAATGCCAAATGGAATGAAACGAAAATACCTTTTGAGGAATTTCTAAAGAAAGACCCTGAATGGCCAAGTAAATTCCATCTTTGGAGAATGGAATGGACGGAGGATGTTATCAAACTATACTTGGATGATGAGCTACTGAATGAGGTGGATCTTGTACGGACTGTTAACCCAGATGGATTTAATCCTTTCCACCAGCCTCATTATATCCTGCTTAATCTAGCGATTGGGGGAAATGGGGGTGATCCTAGTGGTTCAGTTTTTCCGAGAGAATATGTTGTCGACTATGTAAGGGTGTATCAGAAGTAG